The following are from one region of the Melaminivora suipulveris genome:
- the orn gene encoding oligoribonuclease, with protein sequence MTDTHDAAPTTAITLAKSDQNLVWLDCEMSGLDPDKERLLEIAVVVTGPQLTPRIEGPVFVIHQGDELLAGMDAWNKGTHGRSGLIDKVRASTVTEAQAETVLLEFLRRYVPKGKALMCGNSIGQDRRFLVRYMPRLEAFFHYRNLDVSTLKELARRWKPEAYASFKKAQKHTALADVHESIDELAHYRAQLFSL encoded by the coding sequence ATGACCGATACCCACGACGCCGCGCCCACCACCGCCATCACCCTCGCCAAATCCGACCAGAACCTGGTCTGGCTGGACTGCGAAATGTCCGGCCTCGATCCGGACAAGGAGCGCCTGCTGGAGATCGCCGTGGTCGTCACGGGCCCGCAGCTCACGCCGCGCATCGAAGGCCCGGTCTTCGTGATCCACCAGGGCGACGAACTGCTGGCCGGCATGGACGCCTGGAACAAGGGCACGCACGGCAGGAGCGGCCTGATCGACAAGGTGCGCGCCTCCACCGTCACCGAAGCGCAGGCCGAGACCGTGCTGCTGGAGTTCCTCAGGCGCTACGTCCCCAAGGGCAAGGCGCTGATGTGCGGCAACAGCATCGGCCAGGACCGGCGCTTCCTGGTGCGCTACATGCCCAGGCTGGAGGCGTTTTTTCACTACCGCAACCTGGACGTGAGCACCTTGAAGGAACTGGCCAGGCGCTGGAAGCCCGAAGCCTACGCCAGCTTCAAGAAGGCACAAAAGCACACGGCGCTGGCCGACGTGCACGAATCCATCGACGAGCTTGCGCACTACCGCGCGCAGCTGTTCTCGCTCTGA
- a CDS encoding DEAD/DEAH box helicase: protein MTEQLPVQGQAAPADLSLPLVDGAAVAAAGANVENSLPEGFVQLGLAPELVQAVRDLGYTQPTAVQDKVIPLAMGADEEAGRFIDLMVSSQTGSGKTAAFLLPVLHTLVQQQAELDAAARAEYERAAAEAAARGEAAPKRPKRKNPTLARNFKAATPGALILCPTRELAQQVAHDAIELVKHCKGLRIANVVGGMPYQVQIARLQGANLVVATPGRLLDLQRSMQIKLDQVQFLVVDEADRMLDLGFSDDLAEINSLTAARKQTMMFSATFAPRIQQLAMRVMHDGGASVKKVQIDSPQEKHSNIKQVLYWADNSEHKRKLLDHWLRDSTIDQAIVFASTQIECDGLAGELQQAGFSAVALHGALSQGLRNRRLMALRNGQVQILVATDVAARGIDVPTITHVFNYGLPMKAEDYTHRIGRTGRAGRDGLAVTFAEFRDRRRIFDIEGFTRQQFKAEVVAGLEPTQRFPQGGREGFGGGNGRGAPGRGRGERFGRGGERGGHGPRFGDRNERFGDRPQEGFDPRFDDQRGAPRGPGRAGEGFGAAPRGFGHAPRQSDGYGRKGGFGDARSGSARGDAGRGDFSRPAKPAFAKPQGAGRPYAPRAGEAHRRGERAGR from the coding sequence ATGACTGAACAACTGCCTGTGCAGGGCCAAGCCGCGCCTGCCGATCTCTCTTTGCCGCTCGTGGACGGCGCTGCCGTCGCCGCTGCCGGCGCAAACGTTGAAAACTCCCTGCCCGAAGGCTTCGTGCAACTGGGCCTGGCCCCTGAGCTGGTGCAGGCCGTGCGCGACCTGGGCTATACCCAGCCCACGGCCGTGCAGGACAAGGTCATCCCCCTGGCCATGGGCGCAGACGAGGAAGCCGGCCGTTTCATCGACCTGATGGTCTCCAGCCAGACCGGCAGCGGCAAGACCGCCGCCTTCCTGCTGCCCGTGCTGCACACGCTGGTGCAGCAGCAGGCCGAGCTTGATGCCGCTGCGCGCGCCGAATACGAGCGCGCGGCAGCCGAGGCGGCCGCCCGCGGCGAAGCCGCCCCCAAGCGCCCCAAGCGCAAGAACCCCACGCTGGCGCGCAACTTCAAGGCCGCCACGCCCGGCGCGCTGATCCTGTGCCCGACCCGCGAGCTGGCCCAGCAGGTGGCGCACGACGCCATCGAGCTGGTCAAGCACTGCAAGGGCCTGCGTATCGCCAACGTGGTGGGCGGCATGCCCTACCAGGTGCAGATCGCCCGCCTGCAGGGTGCCAACCTGGTGGTGGCCACGCCCGGCCGCCTGCTGGACCTGCAGCGCTCGATGCAGATCAAGCTCGACCAGGTGCAATTCCTCGTCGTGGACGAGGCCGACCGCATGTTGGACCTGGGTTTCTCCGACGATCTGGCAGAAATCAACTCCCTCACGGCCGCGCGCAAGCAGACCATGATGTTCTCCGCCACCTTCGCCCCGCGCATCCAGCAATTGGCCATGCGCGTGATGCACGACGGCGGCGCCAGCGTCAAGAAGGTGCAGATCGACTCGCCGCAGGAAAAGCACTCCAACATCAAGCAGGTGCTGTACTGGGCCGACAACAGCGAGCACAAGAGGAAGCTTCTGGACCACTGGCTGCGCGATTCCACCATCGACCAGGCCATCGTCTTCGCCAGCACGCAGATCGAGTGCGACGGCCTGGCCGGTGAACTGCAGCAGGCGGGCTTTTCCGCCGTGGCGCTGCACGGCGCGCTGAGCCAGGGCCTGCGCAACCGCCGCCTGATGGCGCTGAGGAATGGCCAGGTGCAGATCCTGGTGGCCACCGACGTGGCCGCGCGCGGCATCGACGTGCCGACCATCACCCACGTCTTCAACTACGGCCTGCCCATGAAGGCCGAGGACTACACGCACCGCATCGGCCGCACCGGGCGCGCCGGGCGCGATGGTCTGGCGGTGACGTTCGCCGAGTTCCGCGATCGCCGCCGCATCTTCGACATCGAAGGCTTCACGCGCCAGCAGTTCAAGGCCGAGGTCGTCGCCGGGCTGGAGCCGACGCAGCGCTTCCCGCAGGGCGGGCGCGAAGGTTTCGGGGGCGGCAACGGCCGGGGTGCGCCGGGCCGCGGGCGCGGTGAGCGCTTCGGCCGCGGTGGCGAGCGCGGCGGTCATGGCCCCCGGTTCGGCGATCGCAACGAGCGCTTTGGCGACCGTCCGCAGGAGGGGTTTGACCCGCGCTTTGACGACCAGCGCGGCGCGCCGCGCGGTCCGGGCCGCGCCGGCGAGGGCTTTGGCGCCGCCCCGCGCGGCTTCGGCCACGCGCCGCGCCAGAGCGATGGCTACGGCCGCAAGGGCGGCTTCGGCGATGCGCGCAGCGGCAGCGCGCGAGGCGACGCCGGCCGTGGCGATTTCAGCCGCCCGGCCAAGCCCGCCTTCGCCAAGCCGCAAGGCGCCGGCCGCCCTTACGCGCCGCGCGCCGGTGAGGCCCACCGCCGCGGCGAGCGCGCCGGACGCTGA
- a CDS encoding M48 family metallopeptidase produces the protein MPSLLSPSLLLTYAFAAALVAGLLLKFWLASRQVRHVAQHRGAVPPAFAGRIPLAAHQKAADYTIARTRFGMLHMAFSAALLLGWTLLGGLDALNQALLAWLSGGMAQQLALLAAFALISGALDLPAQLYQTFVLEQRFGFNQMTPRLWLADLAKSTLVGALIGLPLAALVLWLMQAAGALWWLWAWAAWVGFNLLLMVVYPLFIAPLFNKFQPLQDESLRARVTALMRRCGFTASGLFVMDGSRRSAHANAYFTGFGAAKRVVFYDTLLKQLSGDEVEAVLAHELGHFHHRHIARRLVGVFAFSLIGFALLGWLSTRGWFYTGLGVTPNLSLAGSAPNDALALLLFALAAPVFTTFLTPLMAQLSRKHEFQADAYACAQADGGQLASALLKLYQDNASTLTPDPVYARFYYSHPPATERLARLPAALLQPATP, from the coding sequence ATGCCGTCTCTGCTCTCCCCCTCGCTATTGCTGACCTATGCCTTCGCCGCCGCGCTGGTGGCCGGCCTGCTGCTGAAGTTCTGGCTGGCCTCGCGCCAGGTGCGCCACGTGGCGCAGCACCGCGGCGCCGTGCCGCCGGCCTTTGCCGGGCGCATCCCTCTGGCTGCGCACCAGAAGGCCGCCGACTACACCATCGCCCGCACGCGCTTTGGCATGCTGCACATGGCCTTCAGCGCCGCGCTGCTGCTGGGCTGGACGCTGCTGGGAGGCCTGGACGCGCTGAACCAGGCGCTGCTGGCCTGGCTGTCCGGCGGCATGGCGCAGCAGCTGGCGCTGCTGGCGGCGTTCGCGCTCATCAGCGGCGCGCTGGACCTGCCGGCGCAGCTCTACCAGACCTTCGTGCTGGAGCAGCGCTTCGGCTTCAACCAGATGACGCCGCGCCTGTGGCTGGCGGATCTCGCCAAATCCACCCTGGTCGGCGCGCTCATCGGCCTGCCGCTGGCCGCCCTCGTGCTGTGGCTGATGCAGGCCGCCGGCGCGCTGTGGTGGCTGTGGGCCTGGGCCGCGTGGGTGGGCTTCAACCTGCTGTTGATGGTGGTTTATCCGCTGTTCATCGCGCCGCTGTTCAACAAGTTCCAGCCGCTGCAGGATGAATCGCTGCGCGCGCGCGTGACGGCGCTGATGCGGCGCTGCGGCTTCACCGCCAGCGGCTTGTTCGTCATGGACGGCAGCCGCCGCAGCGCGCATGCCAACGCCTACTTCACCGGTTTTGGCGCGGCCAAGCGCGTGGTGTTCTACGACACGCTGCTCAAGCAGCTGTCCGGCGACGAGGTCGAGGCGGTGCTGGCGCACGAGCTGGGGCACTTCCACCACCGGCACATCGCGCGGCGCCTGGTGGGCGTGTTCGCCTTCAGCCTGATCGGCTTCGCGCTGCTGGGCTGGCTGTCCACGCGCGGCTGGTTCTACACCGGCCTGGGCGTGACGCCCAACCTGTCGCTGGCCGGCTCGGCGCCGAACGACGCGCTGGCGCTGCTGCTGTTTGCGCTGGCTGCTCCCGTGTTCACCACCTTCCTCACGCCCCTGATGGCGCAGCTGTCGCGCAAGCACGAGTTTCAGGCCGATGCCTATGCCTGCGCGCAGGCCGATGGCGGCCAGCTCGCCTCCGCCCTGCTCAAGCTGTACCAGGACAACGCCTCCACGCTCACGCCGGACCCGGTGTACGCGCGCTTTTACTACTCCCACCCACCCGCGACCGAGCGCCTGGCGCGCCTGCCCGCGGCCTTGCTCCAGCCCGCCACGCCATGA